In Bacillus cereus ATCC 14579, a single window of DNA contains:
- the nadD gene encoding nicotinate-nucleotide adenylyltransferase, which produces MRKIGIIGGTFDPPHYGHLLIANEVYHALNLEEVWFLPNQIPPHKQGRNITSVESRLHMLELATEAEEHFSICLEELSRKGPSYTYDTMLQLTKKYPDVQFHFIIGGDMVEYLPKWYNIEALLNLVTFVGVARPGYTLHTPYKITTVEIPEFAVSSSLLRERYKEKKTCKYLLPEKVQVYIERNGLYES; this is translated from the coding sequence TTGAGAAAAATTGGCATCATTGGCGGTACATTTGATCCGCCTCACTATGGACATTTGCTAATTGCAAATGAAGTATATCACGCTTTGAACTTGGAAGAAGTATGGTTCTTGCCAAACCAGATTCCGCCACATAAACAAGGGCGGAATATTACAAGTGTAGAAAGTCGTTTACATATGTTAGAGCTCGCGACTGAGGCAGAAGAGCACTTTTCTATTTGTTTAGAAGAGCTAAGTAGGAAGGGCCCATCTTATACGTATGACACTATGTTACAATTGACGAAGAAGTATCCGGATGTGCAGTTTCACTTTATTATTGGTGGGGATATGGTTGAGTATTTACCGAAGTGGTATAACATTGAAGCTTTACTTAATCTTGTAACGTTTGTTGGAGTTGCAAGACCTGGGTATACATTGCATACACCATATAAGATTACTACAGTGGAAATTCCGGAATTTGCAGTTTCTTCATCCTTATTACGTGAGAGATATAAGGAGAAGAAAACGTGTAAATATTTACTTCCCGAAAAAGTACAGGTATATATCGAGAGGAATGGGTTGTATGAATCGTGA
- a CDS encoding DNA internalization-related competence protein ComEC/Rec2: protein MQEQWGYVAISFIIGIAIAFSSSLLLIVFCLFLNVFFCLYRTSRKTFIFCIVACFSSVIYTSYVQTWNKPLGESYGVTRGVIQNTPLVNGDRLSFQFEDQNKNIVQLSYRIKSALEKKKMQQLYAGISCVFEGERKEPETARNFHGFNYRDYLYKQHIHFTFEATYISECYKTSLSLTQWILLLRQQAISKVTEMFPEQSGAFMNALLFGDRQQMTFEVEEQYQQFGLVHLLAISGSHIVLLMVIVYFILLRSGATREVATICLIVCIPLYMVLAGASPSVIRASITGVLMLIAFMCSIRLSSLDALSVTAICMLIYDPYLVFNIGFQFSFVGSFALLLSAPLLLGSSNGVIRNSIYISIISQLVSTPILLYHFGYFSPYSILLNLLYVPFLSIIVLPCSIIILLCMPIVPFLAKGFADVLSIGLSMSNDFLSYCESLPFTQLIFGETPLNLVAVYCASIVSILMVWERRAPKKIVCIVASVFLFISTCHYIYPYFRGSGSVTFIDVGQGDAILIRLPYDKGIYLIDTGGTLRVNKEEWQQKKHEFSVGNDVLIPFLQKEGIKTIDKLIVTHGDADHIGAAQELLSYIPVKEVVFGRKGKDAVLEKVVKKQALEKEMKITEVGEGASWSVNEAEFFVLAPKGKEKSENNASIVIWAKFGGLKWLFTGDLEEEGEKILVEAYPDLQVDVLKVAHHGSNTSSIEPFLNVMQPRVAIISVGKQNRYGHPHKEVIERFEKMGSAIWRTDKQGAISYVFKGENGTFKSKITYDKTHNR, encoded by the coding sequence TTGCAAGAACAATGGGGGTATGTTGCAATCTCGTTTATAATAGGGATTGCAATTGCCTTTTCCTCGTCACTTTTATTGATAGTTTTTTGCCTCTTTTTAAATGTTTTCTTCTGTTTATATCGCACTTCGCGTAAAACCTTCATTTTTTGTATTGTAGCGTGCTTTAGTAGCGTTATATACACTTCCTATGTTCAAACGTGGAATAAGCCTCTAGGGGAGTCCTATGGAGTTACAAGAGGGGTTATACAAAATACACCACTTGTTAATGGGGATCGCCTATCTTTTCAATTTGAAGATCAGAATAAAAATATAGTGCAGTTAAGTTATAGAATAAAATCAGCTTTGGAAAAGAAAAAAATGCAACAATTATACGCAGGGATATCATGTGTATTCGAGGGTGAGAGGAAAGAACCGGAAACAGCTCGGAATTTTCATGGTTTTAATTACCGTGATTATTTATACAAACAACATATTCATTTCACATTTGAGGCTACATATATTTCTGAATGCTATAAAACATCACTGTCGCTTACGCAATGGATTCTTCTTTTGAGGCAACAAGCAATCTCGAAAGTTACAGAAATGTTTCCAGAGCAATCAGGTGCTTTTATGAATGCATTACTATTTGGTGATAGACAACAAATGACGTTTGAAGTGGAAGAGCAATATCAACAATTTGGTCTTGTACATTTGTTAGCAATTTCAGGTTCGCACATTGTATTGTTAATGGTAATAGTATATTTTATTTTGCTAAGAAGCGGTGCGACAAGGGAGGTAGCAACAATTTGCCTTATCGTTTGTATTCCTTTGTATATGGTTTTAGCAGGGGCGTCACCCTCTGTTATAAGAGCTTCTATAACAGGAGTTTTGATGTTGATTGCTTTTATGTGCTCGATTCGTTTGTCTAGTTTAGATGCTTTAAGTGTAACAGCTATATGCATGCTTATATATGACCCTTATCTTGTTTTTAATATTGGATTTCAGTTTTCTTTTGTAGGTAGCTTCGCTTTACTTTTGTCTGCTCCGTTATTGTTAGGGAGTAGCAACGGAGTAATCCGGAATTCTATTTATATTTCTATCATTTCACAGCTCGTTAGTACTCCGATTTTGTTATATCACTTTGGTTATTTTTCTCCATATAGCATTCTCCTCAATCTCTTATACGTTCCGTTTTTATCTATCATTGTATTACCATGTAGCATTATTATTTTACTGTGTATGCCAATTGTCCCGTTTCTCGCAAAAGGATTTGCCGATGTATTATCAATAGGCTTGAGTATGTCTAATGATTTTCTAAGTTATTGTGAAAGTTTACCATTTACCCAGCTTATCTTCGGGGAAACGCCCCTCAATCTTGTAGCTGTATATTGCGCGAGTATTGTCAGCATATTGATGGTTTGGGAAAGAAGAGCGCCGAAAAAAATAGTTTGTATAGTTGCAAGTGTATTTCTTTTTATTAGCACATGTCATTATATATATCCATATTTTAGAGGAAGCGGAAGTGTAACATTTATTGATGTTGGACAAGGTGATGCAATATTAATTCGCCTTCCGTATGATAAAGGGATTTATCTTATTGATACAGGTGGAACGCTTCGTGTGAATAAGGAAGAATGGCAACAAAAAAAGCATGAATTTTCTGTTGGGAATGATGTTTTAATACCCTTTTTACAAAAAGAAGGTATTAAAACAATTGATAAATTAATCGTAACGCATGGAGATGCAGATCATATAGGTGCTGCACAAGAATTATTATCATATATACCTGTAAAAGAAGTGGTATTTGGCCGAAAGGGAAAAGATGCAGTATTAGAAAAAGTAGTCAAGAAACAGGCATTAGAAAAGGAAATGAAAATAACTGAAGTGGGGGAAGGGGCGAGTTGGAGTGTAAATGAAGCGGAATTTTTCGTTTTAGCTCCAAAAGGAAAAGAAAAAAGCGAAAATAACGCTTCAATTGTAATATGGGCAAAATTTGGAGGGTTGAAGTGGCTATTTACAGGCGATTTGGAAGAAGAAGGGGAAAAGATTTTAGTAGAGGCATATCCAGATTTACAAGTGGATGTTTTAAAAGTTGCTCATCATGGGAGTAATACGTCATCTATAGAGCCTTTTTTGAACGTCATGCAGCCTCGTGTAGCGATTATATCTGTTGGTAAGCAGAATAGGTATGGACACCCGCATAAAGAAGTGATAGAGCGTTTTGAGAAGATGGGGAGTGCGATATGGCGCACGGACAAGCAAGGTGCTATTTCCTATGTTTTTAAAGGGGAAAATGGAACCTTTAAAAGTAAAATCACATATGATAAAACACATAATAGATGA
- a CDS encoding helix-hairpin-helix domain-containing protein yields the protein MMWDFPKKWLGLVVIIGTLLFLVFWKTNQSVERTPITMNVQEKEIEKKGKPKISDTKEQKRTIIIDVKGAVSKEGVYEMKEGDRVKDAVQKAGGFLSEVDMKKVNLAQIVQDQMLLYIPSKNESEQGVLTSSKEDGKIRINTAAKEQLEKITGIGSRKAESILKYREEHGPFQKIEDLLEIDGIGAKSLEKIKDQIIIP from the coding sequence ATGATGTGGGATTTTCCGAAAAAGTGGTTAGGTTTAGTAGTTATTATTGGAACTTTACTTTTTCTTGTTTTTTGGAAAACGAATCAGAGTGTAGAACGAACGCCTATTACAATGAATGTACAAGAGAAGGAAATCGAAAAAAAGGGTAAACCGAAAATATCGGATACAAAGGAACAGAAAAGAACAATTATAATTGATGTGAAAGGAGCGGTTAGTAAAGAAGGGGTATATGAAATGAAGGAAGGAGATCGCGTAAAGGATGCGGTTCAAAAGGCTGGTGGTTTTTTATCAGAAGTAGATATGAAAAAAGTGAATTTAGCACAAATTGTACAAGATCAAATGCTCCTTTATATACCGAGTAAAAATGAATCAGAACAAGGGGTGCTTACTTCTTCTAAGGAAGATGGCAAGATTCGAATAAATACAGCGGCGAAAGAACAACTAGAAAAAATTACAGGGATTGGCTCTCGAAAGGCAGAAAGTATTTTGAAATATCGAGAAGAACATGGTCCGTTTCAGAAAATAGAAGATTTATTAGAGATTGATGGGATTGGTGCGAAGTCTCTTGAAAAGATAAAAGATCAAATTATTATTCCGTAA
- the rsfS gene encoding ribosome silencing factor, which yields MNDKDLLVLAAKAADDKRAEDMVVLNMQGISPIADYFIICHGNSDKQVQAIAREIKSKAHEFQIDVQRMEGFDEARWVLVDLGDVVAHVFHKDERNHYNLERLWGDVPREDITEELGQ from the coding sequence ATGAACGATAAAGATTTATTAGTATTAGCGGCAAAAGCAGCTGATGATAAGAGAGCAGAAGATATGGTTGTCCTAAATATGCAAGGTATTTCACCAATTGCAGATTATTTCATTATTTGTCACGGGAATTCAGACAAACAAGTGCAAGCAATTGCACGTGAAATTAAATCAAAAGCACATGAGTTCCAAATCGACGTACAACGTATGGAAGGGTTTGACGAAGCACGTTGGGTATTAGTTGATCTTGGAGATGTAGTTGCTCATGTATTCCATAAAGATGAGCGTAATCACTATAATTTAGAGCGTCTATGGGGCGATGTGCCACGTGAAGATATTACAGAAGAGTTAGGCCAATGA
- the yqeK gene encoding bis(5'-nucleosyl)-tetraphosphatase (symmetrical) YqeK, whose amino-acid sequence MNRENALHIVKQQMHEKRYIHTIGVMETAIELAKLYGVDEKKAEMAAIFHDYAKCRAISEMEEIIKREDLPKDLLCYNKELWHAPVGAYLVEKEVGITDSEILQAITYHTSGHENMTMLDKVIYVADYIEPGRKFPGVEEARKLAYTDINQALLFALKRTIQFLMEKDQTIYPLTFQTYNAVIKEEMSK is encoded by the coding sequence ATGAATCGTGAGAATGCACTGCATATTGTCAAACAACAAATGCATGAAAAACGTTATATACACACAATTGGTGTAATGGAGACAGCGATTGAGCTTGCTAAGTTATACGGTGTGGACGAAAAAAAAGCAGAGATGGCAGCTATATTCCATGATTATGCGAAATGTAGAGCGATTTCAGAGATGGAAGAGATTATTAAACGTGAAGATTTGCCGAAAGATTTACTTTGCTATAACAAAGAGTTATGGCATGCACCTGTTGGGGCATACTTAGTAGAAAAAGAAGTAGGCATTACGGATTCTGAAATTTTGCAAGCTATTACATATCATACAAGTGGTCATGAGAATATGACGATGTTAGATAAAGTGATTTATGTAGCTGATTACATTGAACCTGGGCGAAAGTTTCCAGGAGTGGAAGAGGCTCGTAAACTCGCATATACGGATATAAATCAAGCTTTATTATTTGCGTTAAAGAGAACAATTCAATTTTTAATGGAAAAAGATCAGACGATTTATCCATTAACATTCCAAACATACAATGCAGTTATCAAGGAGGAAATGAGTAAATGA
- the holA gene encoding DNA polymerase III subunit delta, whose translation MSDIHKKIKKKQFAPLYLLYGTEAFFINETIKLITTEALEEEDREFNVVTYDLEEAYLEDVVEDARTLPFFGERKVLLIKSPLFLTSQKEKLEQNIKILEEYIGEPSPFSILVFVAPYEKLDERKKITKLLKKTADVVEANAMQIQDVQKWIVARADEVHVHIDNAAVSLLLELVGSNVTMLAKEMDKLTLYVGMGGEITTKLVAELVPKSVEQNVFALTEKVVKKDIAGAMQILDGLFTQQEEPIKLLALLVSQFRLLYQVKELQQRGYGQNQIASHIGVHPYRVKLAMNQTKFFSFEELKKVIIELAEADYSMKTGKMDKKLVLEFFLMRLNHM comes from the coding sequence ATGAGTGATATACATAAAAAAATTAAAAAGAAACAGTTTGCTCCGTTATATTTACTATATGGAACGGAAGCTTTTTTTATAAATGAAACGATAAAGCTTATTACGACAGAAGCTCTTGAAGAAGAAGATCGAGAGTTTAATGTTGTGACATACGATTTAGAAGAAGCGTATTTAGAAGATGTGGTTGAGGATGCGCGTACGCTTCCTTTCTTCGGAGAACGGAAAGTACTGTTAATAAAATCACCGTTATTTTTGACTTCGCAAAAAGAAAAGTTAGAGCAAAATATAAAAATTTTAGAAGAATACATTGGTGAACCTTCTCCATTTTCTATTCTTGTTTTTGTTGCGCCTTACGAAAAACTTGATGAGCGAAAAAAAATTACAAAACTATTAAAGAAAACAGCAGATGTAGTAGAAGCAAATGCGATGCAAATACAGGATGTTCAGAAATGGATTGTTGCTCGTGCAGATGAAGTGCATGTGCATATTGATAACGCGGCTGTTAGTTTGTTGCTAGAGCTTGTGGGAAGTAATGTAACAATGTTGGCGAAGGAAATGGACAAGTTAACGTTATACGTTGGTATGGGTGGAGAGATTACGACGAAACTTGTTGCAGAGCTTGTGCCAAAATCCGTTGAGCAAAATGTATTCGCTTTGACAGAAAAAGTGGTGAAAAAAGATATTGCAGGTGCAATGCAAATTTTGGATGGATTATTTACGCAGCAGGAAGAGCCGATTAAATTGCTTGCGTTATTAGTGAGTCAATTCCGCTTGTTGTATCAAGTGAAAGAGCTACAGCAACGTGGTTATGGACAAAATCAAATTGCGTCTCATATTGGTGTACATCCGTATCGCGTGAAGTTGGCAATGAATCAAACGAAGTTTTTCTCTTTTGAAGAATTAAAAAAAGTGATTATAGAATTAGCGGAAGCTGATTATAGTATGAAGACGGGAAAGATGGATAAGAAACTTGTGCTCGAGTTTTTCTTAATGCGATTAAATCATATGTGA
- a CDS encoding YqzM family protein, with the protein MNDFEQNVQSKRNDAIDSGVGFIVSFGFFATLFIIATVIKFIGS; encoded by the coding sequence ATGAATGATTTTGAACAAAACGTTCAAAGTAAACGCAATGACGCTATTGATTCAGGGGTAGGATTTATCGTCTCATTTGGTTTTTTCGCAACACTTTTCATCATTGCAACTGTTATTAAATTTATCGGTTCTTAA
- the gpr gene encoding GPR endopeptidase, translating into MKEPLDLSKYSIRTDLAVEAHQMLQESQEEQKGIQGVIVKEREEEGTIITKVTIDEAASEAMGKKPGNYLTLEVQGIRQQDTELQQKVERIFAKEFSCFLEEVGVTKEASCLIVGLGNWNVTPDALGPIVVENVLVTRHLFQLQPESVEEGFRPVSAIRPGVMGITGIETSDVIYGIIEKTNPDFVIAIDALAARSIERVNSTIQISDTGIHPGSGVGNKRKELSKDTLGIPVIAIGVPTVVDAVSITSDTIDFILKHFGREMKEGNKPSRSLLPAGFSFGEKKQLTQEDMPDEKSRNMFLGVVGTLEEEEKRRLIYEVLSLLGHNLMVPPKEVDSFIEDMANVIASGLNAALHHQIDQDNTGAYTH; encoded by the coding sequence ATGAAAGAACCATTAGATTTAAGTAAATATAGCATTAGAACTGACCTTGCTGTAGAAGCTCATCAAATGTTGCAAGAAAGCCAAGAAGAACAAAAAGGGATACAGGGAGTTATTGTAAAAGAGAGAGAAGAAGAGGGGACTATAATTACAAAAGTAACAATTGATGAAGCTGCCTCTGAAGCGATGGGTAAAAAGCCTGGAAATTATTTAACGCTTGAAGTACAAGGGATACGTCAGCAAGATACAGAACTTCAACAAAAAGTGGAGCGTATTTTTGCAAAAGAATTTTCTTGTTTCTTAGAAGAGGTTGGAGTTACAAAAGAAGCAAGCTGTTTAATTGTAGGTCTTGGGAATTGGAATGTAACACCAGATGCTCTTGGACCGATAGTTGTAGAAAATGTATTAGTAACGAGACATTTGTTTCAATTACAGCCTGAAAGTGTAGAAGAAGGGTTTAGGCCTGTTAGTGCAATTCGGCCGGGGGTAATGGGAATTACAGGGATCGAAACGAGCGATGTTATTTATGGGATTATTGAGAAGACGAACCCGGACTTTGTAATTGCAATTGATGCATTAGCTGCCCGTTCTATTGAACGAGTAAATAGCACGATACAAATTTCTGATACTGGAATCCATCCTGGATCGGGGGTTGGGAATAAACGTAAAGAACTAAGTAAAGACACATTGGGTATCCCTGTTATCGCAATTGGTGTTCCGACTGTGGTCGATGCTGTTTCGATTACAAGTGATACGATTGATTTTATTTTGAAACATTTCGGCCGAGAGATGAAAGAAGGAAATAAACCTTCACGATCTTTGTTACCAGCGGGATTTTCATTTGGAGAAAAGAAACAATTAACACAAGAAGATATGCCGGATGAAAAGAGCAGAAATATGTTTTTAGGTGTTGTTGGTACGTTGGAAGAAGAAGAAAAAAGAAGGCTGATTTACGAAGTGCTATCTCTTCTTGGTCATAATTTAATGGTACCCCCAAAAGAAGTAGATTCTTTTATTGAGGATATGGCGAATGTAATAGCGAGTGGTTTAAATGCGGCGTTGCATCATCAAATTGATCAAGATAATACGGGAGCATATACACATTGA
- the aroE gene encoding shikimate dehydrogenase, which translates to MKQLYGVIGNPIGHSLSPVMHNDAFEHLNMDAHYHAFLVEEELLGEAVRGLKALGISGFNVTTPHKVAIMEYLDEIDPLARKIGAVNTVVHKDGRLIGYNTDGIGFVRALQSISNEPLQGKRILLLGSGGASRAIYFSLADVGVKEIDVANRTVDKAKELIAARTADVNSVALSLEKATEEQGNYDIIIQTTTIGMHPHVEHTPLQICSLKKGTIVSDIIYNPFETKILCEAKEQGAIIQNGIDMFVYQGALAFEMWTGRTPNIERMKQLVIEKLGG; encoded by the coding sequence ATGAAACAATTATATGGTGTAATCGGAAATCCAATTGGACATTCATTATCACCCGTTATGCATAACGACGCATTTGAACACTTGAATATGGATGCCCATTATCATGCGTTCCTTGTTGAAGAGGAATTGCTAGGGGAAGCAGTAAGAGGTTTAAAAGCATTAGGTATTTCAGGATTTAATGTAACAACTCCGCACAAGGTTGCTATTATGGAGTATTTGGATGAGATTGACCCATTGGCAAGGAAAATCGGTGCAGTAAATACAGTGGTTCATAAGGATGGAAGATTAATTGGCTATAATACAGACGGGATTGGTTTTGTTCGAGCGTTGCAGTCAATTAGTAATGAACCACTTCAAGGGAAACGTATTTTGTTACTTGGTTCAGGTGGTGCTAGCCGAGCTATTTATTTTTCTCTTGCTGATGTAGGTGTAAAAGAGATTGATGTAGCCAATCGTACAGTAGATAAGGCAAAGGAACTTATTGCTGCACGTACGGCCGATGTTAATTCTGTTGCTTTGTCGTTAGAAAAAGCGACAGAAGAACAAGGAAATTATGATATTATCATTCAGACGACAACGATAGGTATGCATCCACACGTAGAACATACGCCATTACAAATTTGTTCGTTAAAAAAAGGAACGATTGTATCAGATATAATTTATAATCCATTTGAAACGAAAATTTTATGTGAGGCAAAAGAGCAAGGTGCAATCATTCAAAATGGTATTGATATGTTTGTTTATCAAGGAGCACTTGCATTTGAAATGTGGACAGGACGCACGCCAAATATCGAAAGAATGAAACAATTAGTTATAGAAAAGCTTGGAGGCTAA
- the comER gene encoding late competence protein ComER: MNIGIIGTGNMGNILIDAFLETRAVKPSCLTIINRTPAKAYHIKEKYPSVHIAKTIPEVIEQSQLIFICVKPIDIYPILKKYAEHFSDETCLVSITSPISPSQLETLVPCHVARIIPSITNRALSGASLFTFGDNCSEEWQQKLLRLFKNISTPLVIEEDITRVSSDIASCGPAFFSYLLQCFINAAVDKTNITHEEATTLVSEMVVGMGKLLEKEIFTLPTLQEKVCVKGGVTGEGIRVLEEHVGDMFHKLIERTHEKFDEDLECVDQQFNKHT; this comes from the coding sequence TTGAACATAGGAATTATAGGGACAGGAAACATGGGGAATATACTAATCGATGCATTTTTAGAAACCCGTGCTGTCAAACCTTCGTGCCTTACAATCATTAATCGAACGCCTGCAAAAGCATATCATATAAAAGAAAAATACCCTTCTGTTCATATAGCAAAAACAATCCCGGAAGTAATCGAACAATCACAACTTATTTTTATTTGTGTCAAGCCGATAGATATATACCCTATCCTAAAAAAATACGCTGAACATTTTTCTGATGAAACGTGCTTAGTTTCTATTACAAGTCCAATATCTCCATCACAATTAGAGACTCTCGTACCTTGCCACGTCGCGCGTATCATTCCAAGTATCACAAATCGCGCGCTCTCTGGCGCCTCACTATTTACATTTGGAGATAATTGCTCTGAAGAATGGCAACAAAAACTACTTCGTCTATTCAAAAACATTTCTACACCTCTTGTAATAGAAGAAGATATAACGCGCGTTTCATCTGATATAGCAAGTTGCGGTCCTGCTTTCTTTAGTTATTTACTACAATGCTTCATTAACGCTGCTGTAGATAAAACAAATATTACACACGAAGAGGCTACTACTTTAGTAAGTGAAATGGTCGTGGGGATGGGGAAATTACTTGAAAAAGAAATCTTCACATTACCTACCTTACAAGAAAAGGTTTGCGTGAAAGGCGGCGTTACTGGGGAAGGCATTCGGGTTTTAGAAGAGCACGTTGGAGATATGTTCCATAAGTTAATCGAGCGAACACATGAAAAATTTGATGAAGATTTAGAATGCGTTGATCAGCAATTCAATAAACACACATAA
- the rpsT gene encoding 30S ribosomal protein S20, protein MANIKSAIKRAKLSEERRAHNASIKSDMRSAVKTVEALVTNNDLENAKEAFKTASKKLDKAARKGLIHQNAAARQKSRLAKQVNA, encoded by the coding sequence ATGGCAAACATCAAATCTGCTATCAAACGCGCTAAACTTAGCGAAGAGCGTCGTGCACATAACGCTTCTATCAAGTCTGACATGCGTTCTGCTGTTAAAACTGTAGAAGCTTTAGTTACTAATAACGATCTTGAAAATGCTAAAGAAGCTTTCAAAACTGCTTCTAAAAAACTTGACAAAGCAGCTCGTAAAGGTCTTATCCACCAAAACGCTGCAGCTCGTCAAAAATCTCGCTTAGCGAAACAAGTAAACGCGTAA
- a CDS encoding class I SAM-dependent methyltransferase, protein MKYEQFALLYDELMNDVPYDKWVEFTEESLQQADMKEAKILDVACGTGNVTLPLVQKGYDLIGVDLSEEMLTVAQQKLGGEGYFIPFYQQDMRELDVPGEFDCVTIFCDSLNYVLQEDGVQETFRRVFHHLRQDGLFLFDVHSLYKIHHVFQNETYTVNGEEISLIWNCFPGEESNSVEHDLTFFVQDPEEDVYHRFDECHVQRAYQVEELTKWLEEAGFTVLRVTGDFERLEVTEQTERIFFMAKKNG, encoded by the coding sequence ATGAAATACGAACAATTTGCATTGTTGTACGACGAACTAATGAATGATGTCCCTTATGATAAATGGGTGGAATTTACAGAGGAAAGTTTACAGCAGGCAGATATGAAAGAGGCAAAAATTCTTGATGTAGCATGCGGTACGGGTAATGTAACCCTGCCGCTTGTGCAAAAGGGTTACGATTTAATAGGTGTCGATCTTTCAGAAGAAATGTTAACAGTCGCTCAGCAAAAACTAGGAGGAGAGGGATACTTTATTCCTTTTTATCAACAAGACATGCGAGAGCTTGATGTTCCAGGTGAGTTTGATTGTGTAACCATCTTTTGTGATTCATTAAATTATGTATTGCAAGAAGATGGAGTACAAGAAACATTTAGAAGAGTATTTCACCATTTACGTCAAGATGGTTTGTTTTTATTTGATGTACATTCTTTATATAAAATACATCATGTATTTCAAAATGAAACGTATACAGTGAATGGAGAAGAAATATCTCTTATTTGGAATTGCTTCCCTGGTGAAGAATCAAATAGTGTAGAGCATGATTTAACATTCTTTGTTCAAGATCCGGAAGAAGATGTGTACCATCGGTTTGACGAATGTCACGTGCAACGTGCATATCAAGTGGAAGAGTTAACGAAATGGCTTGAAGAAGCAGGTTTTACAGTGCTTCGTGTAACAGGTGATTTTGAGCGACTTGAAGTTACAGAACAAACAGAGCGTATTTTCTTCATGGCGAAGAAAAACGGATAA